The sequence GGCCGGAGCGCTCGCGATGAACCTGGGCCGGCTCCTGTCCCGCCAGGGCCGCTACCCGGAGGCCCACGAGCAGCTCACCCGCGCGCTGTCCTTCCTGGAGAAGCGCTTCGGCCCGGAGGCCCTGGAGGTCGCGGACGTGCGCGTGGAGCTGGGCACCGTGCGCCGCTCGCAGGGGCGCGCGGAGGAGGCCCTGGGCCTGTACGAGCGCGCCCTGGGCACCGTGCGCGGCTCGCTGGGGCCCGAGCATCCGGACGTGGCGCGCATCCGCCTGGAGCAGGCCAGCGTGCGCTGGCAGCAGGGGGACTTCGTGCAGTCGGAGCGGCTGGCCCGGGGCGCGCTGGCGCTGCTGGAGCGGTCGCTGGGACAGGACCACCCGCAGGTGGCGGACGCGCTCAACAGCCTGGCCCTGGCGCTGCAGTACCAGGGCAAGCGCGAGGAGGCGCTGCCCCTCTACGAGCGCGCGCTCCACATCGCCGAGACGACGGAGGGGCGCGACAGCTCCACCGTGGCCATCATCGTCAACAACATCGGCACGCTGCTGGTGCACCTGGGCCGGCTGGAGGAGGCCACCCAGCGCTTCGCCACCGCCATCGAGCAGGTGGAGAAGAGCCTGGGCCCGGACCACCCCACGCTGGCGCTGGTGCTCCGTGGCATGGGCCAGACGCTCAGCTACCGCAACCAGCCGGATCAGGCCCTGCCGTACTTCCAGCGCGCCGCCGCGCTCCAGACGTCCCTGCCGGACGACGTGAACGGCGGCTGGACGGGCGCCCTGGTGGACCTGGGGCGCACGTACATGGTGCTGGGCCGTCCGCGCGAGGCGCTGGCCCCGCTGGAGCAGGCCGTCGCGGGCTGGGAGCGCGCCCGTCCCCGTCCGGCCGAGCGCCCCGCCGCGCGCTACATGCTGGGCCGCGCCCTCTGGGACGCGAAGCAGGACCCGGCCCGCGCGGTGCGGCTCGTCGCCGAGGCCCGCCAGGAGGCCGCCGCGCTGCCCGACGAGGAGTCCTCCGTGCCGGAGCTCCGCCAGGCGATGGACCGGTGGATCGCCAGGCTGCCCCCCGGCGCGCGCAAGGACCTCAAGGCCGCCATGGCCACCCCGAAGCCCGCGGACCCCTCCCGGGACGCCCTCACCCGGTGAGGGCTCGCAGGCGGGCACGAGGGGGCCACGTTATACGGAGGGTGGAATGACGCTCCTCTCGGACTCCCCCGTCGCCGCCCTGCCGCCCGAAGCGGGCGTGGACGCCCTGACCTCGCTCTTGCGCGGACGCCGCGTCGTGGTGCTCACCGGCGCCGGATGCAGCACCGAGTCCGGCATCCCCGACTACCGGGGCCCGGAGACGCGCCACAAGGTGCGCAACCCCATCCAGCACCGCGAGTTCCTGCACAAGCCGGAGGTGCGCCAGCGCTACTGGGCGCGCAGCCTGCTGGGCTGGCCGCGCTTCACCTCCGCGCGCCCCAACGAGGCCCACTTCGCGCTGGCGGCGCTGGAGAAGGCGGGCGTGGTGCCCGGCCTCATCACCCAGAACGTGGACGGCCTGCACCACGCGGCCGGCAGTGAGCGCGTGCTGGAGCTGCACGGCGCGCTGTCGCGGGTGCGCTGTCTGGCGTGCGGCGCGCAGGAGCCCCGCGCGTCGCTCCAGGCGCGGATGCTGGGCCTCAACCCGGACTTCGCGCACGCCGTCGTGGAGCTGCGTCCGGACGGCGACGCGGAGCTGTCCGCGGAGGCCGTGGACGGCTTCCACGTCCCCGCGTGTACGCGCTGCGGCGGGACGCTGAAGCCGGACGTGGTGTTCTTCGGGGACAACGTCGCGGCGCCGCTGGTGGAGGACGCGTTCGCGCTGGTGGAGGAGGGGGACGCGCTCCTGGTGGTGGGCTCGTCGCTGACGGTCTACTCCGGCTACCGCTTCGTCAAACGCGCCGCGGACCGGCACCTGCCCATCGGCATCCTCAACATCGGGGAGAGCCGGGGCGACGCCCTGGCGGATGTGCGCGTGGAGGCGAGGGCGGGTGACGTGCTGCCCCGGCTCGCCCAGGCGCTGACCCGCGCCTGACGCTCCCCCTCCCACACCGGGCGTGCGGCCGGGCCCCCGCGGCTCCGGGGTGGCGGCACTGAATGGGCACACCCGGGAGAGGGGCCAGGTGTGCCATCATCCCGGCTTCGCGGGGCACGTGCGCCAGGCCGTGCCCGGGACGGAGACACAGGGCCGATGGACACCGGACGCCCACTGGGCGGCAGGTACGCGCTGGAGCGCAGGATTGGCGGCGGTGGCAT is a genomic window of Corallococcus macrosporus containing:
- a CDS encoding NAD-dependent protein deacetylase, yielding MTLLSDSPVAALPPEAGVDALTSLLRGRRVVVLTGAGCSTESGIPDYRGPETRHKVRNPIQHREFLHKPEVRQRYWARSLLGWPRFTSARPNEAHFALAALEKAGVVPGLITQNVDGLHHAAGSERVLELHGALSRVRCLACGAQEPRASLQARMLGLNPDFAHAVVELRPDGDAELSAEAVDGFHVPACTRCGGTLKPDVVFFGDNVAAPLVEDAFALVEEGDALLVVGSSLTVYSGYRFVKRAADRHLPIGILNIGESRGDALADVRVEARAGDVLPRLAQALTRA